The following proteins come from a genomic window of Heptranchias perlo isolate sHepPer1 chromosome 14, sHepPer1.hap1, whole genome shotgun sequence:
- the spry4 gene encoding protein sprouty homolog 4 — protein sequence MESRVSLGNAGNPASVFQPFLDGRLPYGRLQHTTILPMDQMKPNRLENDYVENPIATQPSRNPNPHSRAPHQESISINQRDQRCDHHDLPHHPALSWTSLTGRPSSISSSSSTSSDQRLLDHVAPPPVADQQDCQRAVRSQPRSSISKAIDLKETSHRQETGKHMLLCEGCGKCKCNECTSPRTLPYCWVCNQGCLCSPQNFVNYATCMCLVKGIFYHCTNEDDEGSCADHPCSCSHSNCCARWCCMGTMSVFLPCLLCYLPATGCIKLSQKFYDTVSRPGCRCKNSNSVYCKVPEVSACNGEKPS from the coding sequence ATGGAGTCCCGGGTTTCTCTTGGGAATGCTGGGAACCCTGCTTCCGTGTTCCAACCCTTTCTAGACGGCCGGTTGCCTTACGGCAGATTGCAACACACGACTATCTTACCCATGGACCAAATGAAGCCCAATCGCCTGGAAAACGATTACGTCGAAAACCCTATTGCCACCCAACCCAGTAGGAACCCGAACCCCCACAGCAGGGCGCCTCATCAGGAATCAATATCTATCAATCAGCGTGACCAGAGATGTGACCACCACGATCTCCCCCACCACCCTGCCTTGTCTTGGACCTCTCTGACGGGCAGACCCAgctccatcagcagcagcagtagcACCTCTTCTGATCAGAGGCTCTTGGACCACGTGGCTCCGCCGCCGGTAGCCGATCAGCAGGACTGTCAAAGGGCCGTTCGATCACAGCCCAGGTCATCCATCTCCAAAGCAATCGATCTTAAAGAGACCTCCCACCGTCAGGAAACTGGCAAGCACATGTTGTTATGCGAGGGCTGCGGGAAATGTAAATGCAACGAGTGCACCTCACCCAGAACTCTGCCTTATTGCTGGGTCTGCAATCAGGGATGTCTGTGTTCCCCCCAGAACTTTGTTAACTATGCCACCTGCATGTGTCTGGTGAAAGGGATTTTCTATCACTGCACCAATGAGGATGATGAGGGATCCTGTGCTGATcacccctgctcctgctcccactctaACTGTTGTGCCCGGTGGTGTTGCATGGGCACCATGTCTGTGTTCCTGCCTTGCTTGCTCTGTTACTTGCCAGCGACCGGATGCATCAAACTGTCCCAAAAGTTTTACGATACCGTAAGCCGCCCAGGATGCCGTTGCAAGAATTCCAACAGTGTGTACTGCAAGGTTCCAGAGGTGTCAGCCTGCAACGGGGAGAAGCCCTCCTGA